A single Actinomadura algeriensis DNA region contains:
- a CDS encoding OmpA family protein yields MRRKTVIASVVVFTLGVPAVAAAEPDVPDAAVTASVRGIDAASAVRDIDLSESVVDLEREESTDGRVTVQISSDVLFEFDKATLTDDARRHIAELARRLRAASGTVEVSGHTDSRGEPDYNRKLSQQRADAVKADLLRHLTGAGVEITAEGHGETDPVAPNEVNGEDDPEGRAQNRRVEISFNES; encoded by the coding sequence ATGCGCCGGAAAACGGTGATCGCGAGTGTCGTCGTGTTCACCCTGGGCGTTCCGGCGGTCGCCGCGGCCGAACCGGACGTGCCGGACGCCGCCGTCACCGCGTCCGTCCGCGGGATCGACGCGGCCTCCGCCGTCCGCGACATCGACCTGTCCGAGTCGGTCGTGGACCTGGAGCGCGAGGAGAGCACCGACGGGCGGGTGACCGTGCAGATCTCCTCCGACGTCCTGTTCGAGTTCGACAAGGCGACGCTCACCGACGACGCGCGCCGCCACATCGCCGAACTCGCCCGCCGGCTCCGCGCCGCCTCCGGCACCGTCGAGGTCTCCGGGCACACCGACTCCCGGGGCGAACCCGACTACAACCGGAAGCTGTCCCAGCAGCGCGCCGACGCCGTCAAGGCCGACCTCCTGCGCCACCTGACCGGTGCGGGGGTCGAGATCACCGCCGAGGGTCACGGCGAGACCGACCCCGTGGCCCCCAACGAGGTGAACGGCGAGGACGACCCCGAAGGACGCGCGCAGAACCGCCGCGTCGAGATCAGCTTCAACGAGTCGTGA